A window of Myxococcus fulvus genomic DNA:
GCACGAAGAGCTGCCGGCGCTCGATGGCGCCCTGAAGGAGCTCATCCAGGACGCGGTGCTCCTGCTGGCTCGCACGGTGCACGAGGCGAACGAGCATGCGCCGGGTGCCTGGACGCACGCGCTGGCGGAGAGCGCGGTCCGGGGCGCGGTGGAGGAGCTGCGGCGCTCGATGCCGGGCGTGGACCTGATGTCGCGCGAGCTGGTGGAGCGGATGAACGCGTGGCTCGAGCGCACGGCGGAGACGGAGGCGCTGCGCCGCAGGGAGCTGCGCAAGCCTGGCGCCCGGGCCCGGACGATGGCGACGGGCGCGGTGCGGGGCGCGGTGAAGGAGCTGGAGCACGATATGGACCTGGTGGCCCCCATGGCCGCGCAGCTGGCGTCACGCGCGGGGCAGGGGCTCATCGAGGGGTTGAGCCGCGGGCTGGAGGCACGCTCCGAGCGGCTCGACGAGGTGCTGGAGCGGGCGGGGCGGCGGTTCGTCCACTCCGTGGTGGAGCAGCTGGAGCTGGAGCTGATGGCCCGGAGGGAAGGGACGGACCTGGGCGGAGCCGTGGCGGCGATGGCCGAGCGCACGGCGGTGGCGACGGTGAGAGGCGCATCGGAGGAGCTGCGGCGGCAGGGCAGGGCGGTGCGGGATGAGCACTCGGGCTCCGCGTTACGGGCGGCGAGCCGGGACGTGACGCTGGGCGTGCTCTCCGCGTTGTCGGAGCACCTGCGTCGGCCGTTCGCCGTCGTGGCGGGGGCGGGCGGCGCGCTCATGCTCACCGCGCTCACCCTGAAGCGCTGGCGTTGACGCACCGCTTTGTCTCCGTGCGTCGCCCAAGGTGTCGGTCTGCCGCCGCGAGGCGGGAACGCCGGCCTCGCCGATAGGGGGCTGAGGCGTGGCGGCGCTACCGGGCGACGGGCATGGCGACGCCGCCGGTGGAGGCAGAGGCGTGGCGGCGCTACCGGGCGACGGGCACGGCGACTCCGCCGATGGGGTCCGAGGCGTGGCGGCGCTACCGGGCGACGGGCACGGCGGCTCCGCCGGTGGAGGCTGAGGCGTGGTGGCGGCGCTACCGGGCGACGGGCACGGCGACTCCGCTGGTGGAGGCAGAGGCGTGGCGGCGCTACCGGGCGACGGGCACGGCGACTCCGCTGGTGGAGGCAGAGTCGCGGCGCTACCGGGCGACGGGCAAGGCGACTCCGCCGGTGGAGGCAGTGGCGCGGCGGCGCTACCGGGCGACGGGCACGGCGGCTCCGCCGGTAGGAGTGCTCGACCGACCCATCCGCGCGAGTCTCGGATGCCTGGATGGAGGCCCTTGTGCGGCGCCGCTCGGAGGCGACTACGATGGTCCGCCATGCTCCGTTCCCGCTCGCTGTCTCTGGTGGCCCTGTTCACGCTGGTCGTCGCGCCCCTGGCGCTCGCCGCCGCGGGTCCCCGGTTGCAGGCCTTCTTCCAGCCCGACCTCACGAACGTCGCCTACCAGCAGAAGGTCTACGCGCAGGTCGCCGGCAAGTGGAAGCAGCCAGGACGCAAGAGCGTCCCCGCCGTGGGCCGCAAGGCGGTGGTCCAGGCGGTGATTGGCCGGGACGGCAAGCTCGTCTCGGCGGTGGTGGGCGTGGAGTCCGGCTCCAAGGCGTGGGATGCCGCCGCGCTGTCGGCCGTTCAGAAGGCCGCGCCTTTCGCGCCGCTGCCGGCGGACTATGTACTGCCGACGTTGGATGCCCACTTCCACGTCGAGTGGACCGCCTCTCCTTGAACACCCGGCCGCGTCGCCTCGCTTCGGAGCCATCGATGACCCACGGGTTGCCGCGCTTCGCGTTCCTGGTCGTCCTGTTCCTGCTGGCCGCCCCGCCCGTCGATGCGGCCCGTGAGCCTCGCCGCGTCACGAGCGCGACCAGTGTCATCGGCGCCTGGAAGGAGTCCCAGCACCTCTACGTGAAGGGCGATGTCGGCGTCACCGACGCGCAGCTCGAGGACCTCGAGGCGTGGCTCACCGAGGAGGCGCCGCGCTGGACCGTGGTGTTGATGTCGGACGCGGAAGGGGAGCGCTACGTCGACGCCGAGGGGACGACCTTCCGCGACATCGACGCCGCGCTGCACGCCCTGGGCAAGGGCCTGTCGAACCGGACGGGCTTCGGCGCGCTGAAGAACCCCCGGACGAAGGCGCCCGATGGCACCGTGCTGTTGATCTCCCTGGCGGAGCGCCGCTTGTCGTACTTCGCCTCGGAGACCAAGGACGAGCGCCGGCTGGGCGAGGACCGCTGGGCGGGCTCGCTGGACTCCCGCGCCGTGGAGGCCATGCGCAATGGCGGCCGCCTCATCGACGCGGTGAAGAACACCGTCGACTCCATCGAGACCCAGCTGCGCGCCGCCCTGGACAGGGAGGAGGTCGAGCGGACCCGTCGCATCGAGGCGCTGCGGACGAACCTCGTGGCGCTCCAGAAGGAGCTCCCCGGGCTCGAGGAGCGACGCGCCTCGGTCTTCAGGTCGGCGATACCGCCGGGCTTGCCCGCGGCCGCCGTGGACCTCGATGGCGCGGGCAAGACGCTCCTCCAGGCGCTCGCCCTGCTCACGCCGCCGGAGAAGGCGGACCTCGCCAAGGCGACGTCCCTGTATGACGGGCTGCGCGCGGACCTGGAGGGACTGCGCGCGGCGATGGAGTCCCGTCGGCTCGCGAGCGACCGATTGAAGGTCCTGGAGGCCGCGCTGGAGAGCCTGCCCGGGCACCGTTACGCCGGCTTCGCGAAGCCGCAGCTGGAGGCGCTGGACACGGCGGTGGAGAACGCCAACGCCGCGGTCCGCGACATGTCGCCGTCACATCGCGACGCGCTCGTCGCCGCCGAGTCCGCTCGCGTGAAGGTCGCCGAGGCCCTGACGTCCGCCGAGAAGGACGAGCGCCGGCTGCGGGAGATCGACGAGGTGCTCAAGGCCCTGGAGGCGCTGCCGACCGCGGAGGCGGTCCAGGACGTGCTCTCGCGGGCGAGGGCGGCACAGCAGAAGGCTCGGGAGACGTTCGAGTCCCGCTCGCAGCTGCATCGCTTCGCGATGGACGAGAGCGAAGAGGCGCTCCGGCGTGCTGAGCGGGAGACGCAGAAGGCACAGAAGGCCCGAAGGATGCGAGACACGGGGGCCACGGCGGGCGGCGCGGGGCTGCTGCTCGCGGGCGTGCTGGCGCGCCGTCGTCGCAACGCGAGCCGACGCACGGCCATCGAGCAGCACGAGCGCTTCCGCACCGTCGTCGACGAGAAGACCCAGGCGCTGTTCGACCTGCTGGAGCGCACGCACCTGGTGGCGGGCAAGTCCCGCGACGACATCGCGCGGCGCTTCGAGGGCCTCACGCGCGAGCGGGGACAGCAGCTCGCGTCCAACGTGGACGAGCTCTTCCTTCTCGTGACGGCCGCCGCGCGGGTGCTGCACCGGGCCGAGGACCTGCTCGCGGGCTCGGGCCCGTTGAACGGGCTGGGCGCGCACCTGGGCACCTCGCGCTACGAGAAGGTCACCGAGCTGCTGCGCGACGCGCCCATCGTCTTCCACCCGGATGAGGGAGTGGAAGGAGTCCTGCGTGGGCCGCGCTCGCACGCCCAGCGGCTCATCGGAGACGTGAAGAGCTATCAGCCTTTCTCGCTCTCGTTCCTGGACCTGCTGGAGGCGTTCAACTCCCACGCCGAGCGGGGGCTGACGCTCGTGGACGCCCTGGAGAGTGTTCCCCAGGTCGCGCTGGACGCGGTGAACGCGCTGGAGACGTTCTGCGCCCGGCTGCGCTCGCTGACGCCCGGGGTGGAGGTGCTCCGGGTGAAGCAGGTGGTCGCGCTCGTGGTGCCGTCGCTGGAGTCGCTCGTCGCGGCCGCGCGCCCGTTGCTGGCCAAGGACCCGATGGCCGCGGTGGAGGGACCGCTGACGGAGGGTGGGCGGCGCCTGGAGGACGCCGAGGCGCTCGTGGCGGTGATGGAGTCGGCCGTGGGGCAGGTGGCTCCCGCGGTGGAGCGCGCGGGTGCGGCGCTGGTGAAGGCGGGCCTGTCGCGCCGGTGGCTGGAGGACGCGCTGGCGGCTCGGGGCGAGGCGACGGAGAAGGTGGCGAAGGCGTTGCTCGAGGCCCCCGTGGGGGACTCGGTCGCGACCCTGGCGCAGTCCTTCACGGCCCTGGCCGGCCAGGCGGCGGAGACCTCCGACCTGGTGAAGCTCGCGGCGCGCGCGCAGGACGAGCTCGGCCGCGCGCAGAAGGAGACGGCGTCGGCGCGCGAGGCGCTGGGGCATGAGCTGGACAAGCCCGCGTCCGCGCTGTTGAACGAGCCGGAGTCGAACCCGACGGACCGGCACTCGGTCGGCGCGAACATGCTGGCCACGGGGCGCGAGGCGCTCGCCGAGGGCCGGCTGGAGACGGCGCGCGAGGCGCTGGACGCCGTGCTCGCCCGCGTGGACGAGGTGCGCGTCATCATCGCGAGCAGTCGCGAGGCCCGGAAGACCTTTGCCTCCCGGCGGGACGCCTGTCGCGAAGAGGCTCGGCGACTGGAGACGCGGGTGGCGGATGGCACCGTGCTGCTCGAGTCGCTGCTGAAGCGCTACCGTCCCACCGCGCTGCGCCTGCGCCCCGAGGACCCCGTGCACCCCGAGGCCAACGGCACCGTCCAGGACAACCTGACCGAGGTCGGTCGGCACCGCCTCGACGCCGCGAGCAAGCTCAAGGCCGCGGAGCTGGCCTTCGCCGAGGCGCGGCTGCTCGCCTCCGCGGACCTGCTGGGCCAGGTGGAGCGGCTCCATGCGCTCATGCACGCCCGCCTGATGGAGGTCGAGGAGAAGGCCCGGCGGCTCCAGGCCGCGGAGGAGCACAACGCGGGCGTCCTCCTGGCCGCCCGGGGCCTGCTCGCGGCCTGCACCGCCGACGTCTCCGATGCCCGGGTGATGCGCTCCACCGTGAAGGCTCGGGACGCGGCCCAGGGGCTGCTCCAGGCGGCCGTGCAGACCACGGAGTCGCGGCCCGCGGACCCGTTCGCCGCCGGTGAGAAGCTCGCCGCCGCGTGTCTGTCATTGGAGCAGGTGCGCCAGTCCGTCGCCCGGGACAGGGCCCTGCACGCGCAGGCCCAGGACGGGCTCGCGTCCGCGGAGCGGGCCGTGTCCGCGGCGGACGTGTGGATTCGCCAGGCCGCCAATGACGGCATCGCCGACAGCCGGGCGACGGTGGTGGCGGTCAACGCCCTGTTGTCCCTGGGCAAGGACCTTTCCAAGGCCCAGGCGGAGTTCGGCAAGCCCCACGGTGACTGGGCGTCGGTCGACACGCTGGCCGGCCGCATCGCCTCCGACGCCGCCCGCAGGACCGCGGACCTGCGGGGAGAGCTGCGCTCCGCCGAGCAGGCCGCCAACGCCATCCATGGCGCCGCCGAGCTGGTTCGCGAGGCGGGCTCGTGGCGGGGGAGGCCCGGAGGCTCCTACCTCGACGAGGCCCGGCGCTCGCTCGACCGGGGCCTGTACGTCGAGGCCGAGCAGGCCGCGGGCAAGGCCTCCCGCGCCGCGTCCGACGCCATCGTGGAGGCGGAGGAGGAGCGCCGCCGCGAGGAGGCGCGCTCCCGCGAATCGTCGTGGTCCTCGTCCTCCTCGTCCTCGTCCTCGTCGTGGTCCTCGTCCTCGTCGTCCTCCTCGTCGAGCAGCGACTCCGGATTCTCCAGCTCTTCCTACGGAGGCGGCTCTTCGGGGAGCGGCTCGGGTTTCGGCAGCTCCAGTTGGTAATCCCGGGCTATGGTGCGCGCCCATGGCAACTCCTCATATCTCCGCCGCACCCGGCGACTTCGCCGACGTGGTGCTGATGCCCGGTGACCCCCTCCGGGCTCGTTACATCTCCGAGCGCTTCCTGGAGGACGCCCGGGGCGTCACCTCCGTGCGCAACATGTTCGGCTTCACCGGCACCTATCAGGGCCGTCGCCTGTCGGTGATGGGGCACGGCATGGGGGTGCCCTCCATCTCCATCTACGCCACGGAGCTCATCAAGGTGTACGGCGCCCGCACGCTCATCCGCGTGGGCAGCTGCGGCGCGCTGCGTCCGGACGTGAAGCTGCGCGACGTCATCGTGGCCACCGGCGCGGGCACCGACTCCAAGGTGAACCGGATGCGGCTGTTGGACCATGACTTCGCGGCCGTGGCCGACTTCGAGCTCGCTCGCTGGGCCGTGGAAGCGGCCGAGCGGCGCAACAAGGCCGTGCGCGCGGGCTCCGTCTTCACGTCTGACTTGTTCTACCACCCGCAGGAGCAGCTCAACGCCGCGCTGGTGCGCATGGGTGTGCTCGCCATCGAGATGGAGGTCGCGGGCCTGTACGGCGTGGCGGCCGAGTTCGGCGCGCGCGCGCTGGCCCTGCTGACGGTGTCCGACCACCTGCAGACCGGGGAGCACCTGTCACCCCAGGACCGGCAGACGACGTTCGACGAGATGATCGAACTGGCGCTCGACGTCGCCATCAAGGTGCCGCAGCCGACGCCCTGACGCCCCCCTTCCTGCTCGGGAAGTGTGGTTGGGGCCACTCCAGGTGGCCCCCTGGGTCAGGAGGGCGCCAAAAAATCCGGGGAGGGGCTTTGTGCTCGAACGAATCTCGGGCCATCCTTCGCCCCGGTGCGTTACCCCCTTTGGCTCCTTCTGGTCTGCGCCGGCTGTGCCGGGCGCGTGGTTCCCCACTCTGGCGGCGAGTCCGCCCTGGCCTCCGTGCGTTCAGAAGGACTGACGCAGGGGAGTCAGGAGGCGCCGCCGGCGGCCGTGCCGTCGCCGCTCGCCGTCGAGACAGCCGCCGTGCCGGTCGCCACCGAGGCTCCGGCCGAGGGCTGCGTGCTGGCCGAGGAGGACCTGGAGGGCGAGGACGAGACGGCGGAGGCCGGCGAGGGGGAGGGCGACGACGGCGAGGGTGAGACGCCGGTGGTGGGCGGCGAGGTGCCCACGGGGCCGCTGTACACGGCAGACCTGTCCGACGAGGAGCTGGCGCGGCGCTGGAAGGACGACATCGCGTCGCTGGGCTCCATGGCGGTGGGCTTCGCGCACTCCGGCCGGCTGGTGAACTCGGTGCAGTTCCCGAAGGGGGAGGGCGCCGACTGGCTCGTGGTGCAGCCCGAGATTGCCTGGGGCACGCAGGAGAGCATCGACTACCTCATCGCCGCGATTCGGGAGGTGCGCTCGCGCTTCCCGGAGGCGCCGCCCATCCGCGTCAACGGCATCAGCAACAAGGAGGGTGGCTACAAGCGCCCCCACAAGAGCCACCAGAATGGCCGCGACGTGGACGTCGGCTTCTACTACCCGACGGTGGACCCCATCCGTGAGCGCGAGCGCGAGAAGTACATCAACGTGCCGCTCAACTGGGCGTTCATCCGCGCGGTGGTGACGAAGACGGACATCCAGCTCATCCTCGTGGACAAGCGCGTGCAGAAGGTCCTGTACGACTACGCGCTGTCGGCGGGCGAGGACAAGGCGTGGCTGGATTCGCTGTTCCACCCGGCGGGCATCATCCGGCACGCGCGTCGGCACCGGGACCATTTCCATCTGCGCTTCCACAACCCGAAGGCGCAGGAGCTGGGGCGCCGGGTGCAGCCGTTGCTGTCGCTCCAGCCCGAGCACAACGTGACGACGCACCGCATCCGCTCGGGTGACACGTTGGGTGGCATCGCGCTTCGCTACAACTCGTCGGTGGCGCTGATTCGCAAGGCGAACCGGATGAAGAACAACTTCCTGCGCGCCGGTCAGCGCCTGGCGGTGCCGCTGCGGGGGCCGTGCACGCACTGCCCCGTGCCGCCGCCCTTCGTGTTGCCGCCGCGCATGCTGCCGCCCGAGCCGAAGGCCCCGTTGGTCGCGTCGGTGGGCGCGGTGGTGGCGACGGAGGCGAAGGCCGTGACGGATTGCGCCAGGCCCACCCCGTCTCCGGCACCGGGCACGCAGGTGGCGAAGTCCTCCGAGTTCGAGAAGCCCGCCGCCACGGTGGGCGCCGAGACCGTGAGCGCGGCCGCCGCGGTGCAGGCGGGTGCCGCGTCCGTGAACAGCGCCGCCGCCGTGCAAGCGGGGGCTGCGTCCGTGAACAGCCCCGCGGTGCAGGTGGCGGGCACGCCGGTGAGCGCCGCGGTGCAGGCGGGTGCCGAGTCCGTGAACAGTGCCGCCGCCGCGCAGGCGGGTGTCGCGCCGATGAACGCGGTGTCCGCCTCCGAGGTCTCGGTCGAGCCGGCTCGGGCCGTGGTGGCTCCGGCGGGCGCGGCCGCTCCGCGGCCGACGGTGGCGCCGGCGTCCGCGCGTGAGCCGTCCGAAGGCGCGTCCGTGGGAATCACGCACGGACGCTGAGCCGGTGGTTCGATGTGCCTCGACGAGGGGCCGCTGCCGTGGCCCCACGTGAGCCCTGTTCGAAGTACCAGCTCGCGGTCGGCGGGCGTCCCTAGAACGGAATCCGCAGCCCCACGTCCGCGGCGGGGATGAACTTCCACTGGGTCCTATCATCCAGCCGGACGACCACCACCGGCAGGCGCCCGCCCACCGTCACCGCCATCTGCGGCACCACGTACAGCGCGAACGACGCCACGGGCGCGGCCGAGGGGCCCATCGTCCAGCCCGAGTCTCCGTCCCCCGTCTGCACGACGAACTGCAACCCCGCCTCGACGCCCAGCGCCAGCTCCGTGTAGCGGTAGCGCTTCTTGAGCGCGTAGCCCACCGTCAGGCCCGTGGTGAACTCACGGTTCTCCTCGTGCGGCCCCTGGCCCACCTCCAGCGCGAACGTCATCCCCTGGAGCGCCTTGGACAGCTCCGCGCGGAACGCCAGCAGCGCGCCCGAGGGGTCCACCACCGTGTGGCGCATCCCCGCCGTCAACGTCAGCTCCCGGTCCCCGGGCGTCGCGGGCACATACGGCGAAATCTCCAGCGGCGGAGACGCGCGGGCCGAATCAAGCGTGCGCCCCTCGGTGACCGGCTCGGGAGAGCGGGCCACGAGGGGCTCGGGGGTCTTCTGGTTCTCGGCCAGCGCGGTGGCGGCGACACGTTGCTCCACCGAGGCCCAGGGTCTCGGCTCCTGGGACCCGTCCGGCTCCGGAGGGGGTGCCTCCTCGGGTGGAGCCTGCGTCTCCTCCGGTGTCGGCTCCAGCCACTGCCACTCCTCCGGTGACGCGATGACCACCTTCCGGGAGATGGGCACCGGATTGCCCCCCTTGAGGCCGGCGATGGTGGGCGATGGCGGCGCCAGCTTCAGGTCGTCCCAGCGCACCTTGCTGACCTGCCCGGCCGCGGCGTTCACCGCGCCCACGTGCTGCCGTCCCGCGCGCCACGCTCGCAGCTCGTACTCGCCCGGAGGCACGGCGAGCCGAGGCACCGCGCCCGGCCCCAGCTCCGCGAGCACCTGGCCTCGCCCCGGCTTCAACAGCAGCGCGCGCTCGAAGTCCGACGGCAGCTCCAGCGCCGTGCCCGGGCTCGGAAGCTGCGTGAGCACCAGCTCCCCCTTGCCCGTCAGCCGGTAGTCGTACGCCGGATGCTGCGCGCCCGTCAGCACGTCCGCGGTGGACGAGACGGTGTGCGCATACGCGTATTGATACGCCTCCGCCAACGTCACCAGCCCGTCCCCGGAGGAGTCCGCCGCGCCGCGCAGCCCCGACACCAGATGGTGCGTGAAGAGCGAGCCGCCCACCTCCCGCGACTCCAACGCCAGCTCATCCTCCGCGCTCGACGTCAGCAGCGCGTGCCCGGTGCTGTGCACCTCATCCGTCAGCCGCAGCTCGAACGAGGGACCCGGGCGGCCACCCTTGAAGCGCAGCAGGGCGCCGCTGCGGCAGCTGTCGACGATGGCCAGCCGCACATCCGCGCGCGTCGCGTCCAGCCAGCGCCGCAGCTCCGAATACAGCAGCCGCTCCGTGCCCAGCTCCAGCGCCACGCCGTCCGAGTGCCCGGAGAAATAGAACAACAGCACCACGCGCGTGTCCGCCTGTTTGCGCAGGGCCTCCACCTTGCGAGCCGCCTCGTCCAGCGCGTACCGCACCGGCGCCAGCCCCTGACCCTTCAGGATGATGAGGTCCGAGGGCGCCACGTCCCCCAGCTCCGACAGCACGCCCGCGAGCTTCGTGGCGTCGGCCTCCGCGTAGCGCAGGGGCGGGCGCTCACCGCTGCCCACGTTGTGGCCCACCAACACGGCGATGCGTCGGGTCCCCGCCTCGACGGGCAGGGACGCGCACAGCACCGCGGCGACGACGAGGCAGCGCAGAGAGGTCATCACGGCTGGGTCTTCTCGAAGAGGAAGGTGGCTTGTGCTCCCGCGGCGACCGGCAACCGCCTGCGGTCCCGGATGACTTCCGCTCCTCCGGTGGAGAGCTCGCGCAGCGCTGGCGCCACCGACTCGAAAGACAAGGGCTGGCGGGAGAACAGCGCGAACAGTCGCTCGGGTCCCGGGGCGTTGTCGAGCACCACGCTCCCCGGAATCTCCACCGGCAGCCCGCGCGACGGCAGCTGCACGCTCTCATGTCCGCCGAAGGGGTAGTAGGTGTTCACCTGTCCGGCGCCATCCACCGACACCACCAGCACGTAGGGCAGGCCCAGCCCCTCCACGACGAAGCGCACCTGGTCCCCCGGGGCCAGGGCCTCGCCTTCCTCCACCTTCCACGTCCGCTCGCCCCGGTGCGCGAAGAGCTGGAGCATCGCGCCGCCCTTCACCGCGAGCTCGGGCTCCTGGGGCGCGGGCACCGCGACCAGCGCGAACAGCAGCACCACCGCCGAGGCCAGCGCGAGCGCGGGGGCCCACCAGCGCCAGTCGCTCCAGGACACCCCGCGCGGGGAGGGGAGCTGGGCGCGGGGGATCACGTGGGCGGTGAAGTGCCGGCGGTGGGAGGCGAGCTCCTCGGAGCGGGCGCGGCAGGCAAGACAGGTGTCCAGGTGGGCCTGGGTGGTGGCGCGCTCCGGGGGGGGGAGCGCGCCCATCGCGAGGGCCTCCAGCTTGAGGCTGGAGACGTGAGGGGGGGCGTTCATGAGGGGGGCCTCCCGGCGAGCGCGTGGGCGTGCCGGTGGAAGTCTGCGAGCCGGTTGACGACGGTGCGACGGGAGATTCCGAGGAGCTGGGCCACCTCTTCCTGCGTCATGCCGTCGGCGAGGTGGAGCCAGGCGACCTCGGCCACCTTGGGGGGCGCGGTGGTGATGAGGCGGCGGGCGAGGTCCCGGTCCTCCAGCAGGCGCTCGCTGTCGACGCCGGGCACGTCGGGCAGCTCCTCCACGGGCACCGCGCGGCGGCGCCTGTCTCGGGCCTGGTTGAGGCAGTAGTTGGTGGCCACGCGGTAGATCCACGCGAGGGCGTGTTGCGAATCCGGGGCGCGGTCCAGCTGGCGGTGCAGCCGGAGGAAGGTCTCCTGCGCCGCGTCGGCCGCGGCGGCGTCATCGCCCAGGATCTGGCGACAGCGGGCGTACAGGGAGGGCCCGTAGGTGCGGTACAGCGTGTGGAGACGGTCTTCGGACATGGTGGTTTCGCGTTCCGGCCCCCTTACCAACACCGGGGGTGGGCGGATTGCGCAAGGGCCCCTCCGGACGCGGCCGGTGTGGTACCACGGGGTCGCCCATGGCCCTCCCCCCCCGTCGAGGCCCCTCGCTGGCGCACAAGGCCCGCCAGCGCACACCCGGCCACCACTACAACGCGAGCTTCCTGTCCGCCCCGGACAAGGAGGCCATCCTGACCTGGCTGGGAGGGCTGCACCCGTTGTGGGAGGAGCGCTTCTCGAAGCACTTCCCGCCTCCTCCGGGGCAGCAGCAGCGGCGGCTGCTCCGGCCGGTGTACTGGCTGGGCAACTGGCAGTTCGCGTGTCTGGACTACTACCGGCCGCCCAAGGGCGTCTGGAACCGGTGCGTGAAGGCGGAGCCGTTCCCGGAGGTGCTCCAGCGGCAGGTGACGAAAATCGAAGAGCTCGCGCGGCGCATGTTCCGGGGGCCGGACATGCCCAAGGGCTGGCACCTCAACACGTGTCTGGTGAACTTCTACGGCAACCGGCTGGAGGAGGACCGCTGGGTGGACACGGCGCGGGTGGGGGAGCACAAGGACTTCGAGCCCGGCCCGGTGGCGTCGCTGTCCTTCGGCGAGCGGGCGCTCATCCAGTTCGTGACGTCCTCGCGGCCCGGTGAGCGGGACGCGGTGGTGCTGGAGCAGTGGCTGGACGACGGCTCTCTGGAGCTGTTCGGCGGGACGCGGTGGAAGGAGGAGACGTTCCACCGGGTGCAGCGGGTGGACACGCGCGCGGGGCACGACCTGGCGCCGAAGCTGCCGGACTTCCGCACGCGCCGCATCAACCTGACGTTCCGCTACGTGCCGGACGAGCACGTGACGCCGTTCTTCAAGCTGTCACCCGAGGCGCGCGAGGACGTGCGCGGGTACATGCGCACGCTGGCCGAGGGCAGCGCGTTCTTCCGCGCGGAGCTGGCGCGCGAGCAGGCCGCCACGCCCTGAAGGCCGTGCCCCGTCGAAGCCGCGGGTGCGCGGAGGGCGCGCCGCCTCCGCGCGGCAGGACGAGCGCCACGCGGGAGCGCCCGGGGGCTCCGAGGGCCACCCGCGCCGGAGGGCGAGCGCCACGCGGGAGCGCCTGGGGGCTCCGAGGGCCACCCGCGCCGGAGGACGAGCGCCACGCGGGAGCGCCTGGGGGCTCCGAGGGCCACCCGTGCCGGAGCGGCGAAGGGGGGCACGCTCGAGCGGTGGTGCTGCTCAGCGCGGCCTGCGCTTGCCGTGGGTCCGGGCGTGCCGACCCTGCGCCTTGCCGGGGGCCGCGCCCGAGTCCTTCTGCGCGGGACCGGGGTCCTTCTGGGACGCGAGGAAGCGCGTCCACGCCTCCTGGAACACGGGGTCCTCGCGCGGCACGGGGACGCGGGGAATCTGTCCGCGCATGATGCGCTCGATCTCCGCCACCACATGCTTGTCCCGCGATGTGGCGAAGGTGGACGCGACGCCGCTGGCCTGCGCGCGCGCCGTGCGGCCGATGCGGTGCACGTAGTCCTCGGGCGAGTGTGGCAGGTCGTAGTTGATGACCTGTCCCACGTCCTCCACGTCCAGGCCGCGCGCGGCGATGTCCGTCGCCACCAGACACCGGTACGTCCCCTCGCGAAAGCCCTCGAGCGCCTGACGCCGCTGGTTCTGCGTCCGGTCCGCGTGCAGCACCGCGCTCTTGTGTCCCTCGCGCTGGAGCAGCCGCAGCACCTTGTCCGCGCGCTCCTTCGACTTGGCGAAGACGAGCGCCGTCGAGTCACTCTCCGCGAGCAACGTGAGCAGCAGCGCCGACTTCTCCTCCGGCTTCACGATGTAGAGCCGCTGCTCGGCTCGCTCGGCGGGGGTCCCGCTGCGCGTCACCTCCACGCGCACCGGCTTGTACAGTCGCTCCCGCGCGAACCGCCCCACGTCCGGCCCGAGCGTCGCGGAGAACAGCAGCGTCTGCCGCTTGCGAGGCAGCTCGGCGAGGATGCGCTCCAACTGGGGCAAGAAGCCCATGTCGAGCATCCGGTCCGCCTCGTCGAGCACCAGCCCCTCCATCCGGTACAGGCTCACCGAGCCCGACTCCA
This region includes:
- a CDS encoding TonB family protein — encoded protein: MLRSRSLSLVALFTLVVAPLALAAAGPRLQAFFQPDLTNVAYQQKVYAQVAGKWKQPGRKSVPAVGRKAVVQAVIGRDGKLVSAVVGVESGSKAWDAAALSAVQKAAPFAPLPADYVLPTLDAHFHVEWTASP
- the deoD gene encoding purine-nucleoside phosphorylase, which gives rise to MATPHISAAPGDFADVVLMPGDPLRARYISERFLEDARGVTSVRNMFGFTGTYQGRRLSVMGHGMGVPSISIYATELIKVYGARTLIRVGSCGALRPDVKLRDVIVATGAGTDSKVNRMRLLDHDFAAVADFELARWAVEAAERRNKAVRAGSVFTSDLFYHPQEQLNAALVRMGVLAIEMEVAGLYGVAAEFGARALALLTVSDHLQTGEHLSPQDRQTTFDEMIELALDVAIKVPQPTP
- a CDS encoding penicillin-insensitive murein endopeptidase, which encodes MRSEGLTQGSQEAPPAAVPSPLAVETAAVPVATEAPAEGCVLAEEDLEGEDETAEAGEGEGDDGEGETPVVGGEVPTGPLYTADLSDEELARRWKDDIASLGSMAVGFAHSGRLVNSVQFPKGEGADWLVVQPEIAWGTQESIDYLIAAIREVRSRFPEAPPIRVNGISNKEGGYKRPHKSHQNGRDVDVGFYYPTVDPIREREREKYINVPLNWAFIRAVVTKTDIQLILVDKRVQKVLYDYALSAGEDKAWLDSLFHPAGIIRHARRHRDHFHLRFHNPKAQELGRRVQPLLSLQPEHNVTTHRIRSGDTLGGIALRYNSSVALIRKANRMKNNFLRAGQRLAVPLRGPCTHCPVPPPFVLPPRMLPPEPKAPLVASVGAVVATEAKAVTDCARPTPSPAPGTQVAKSSEFEKPAATVGAETVSAAAAVQAGAASVNSAAAVQAGAASVNSPAVQVAGTPVSAAVQAGAESVNSAAAAQAGVAPMNAVSASEVSVEPARAVVAPAGAAAPRPTVAPASAREPSEGASVGITHGR
- a CDS encoding caspase family protein, which encodes MTSLRCLVVAAVLCASLPVEAGTRRIAVLVGHNVGSGERPPLRYAEADATKLAGVLSELGDVAPSDLIILKGQGLAPVRYALDEAARKVEALRKQADTRVVLLFYFSGHSDGVALELGTERLLYSELRRWLDATRADVRLAIVDSCRSGALLRFKGGRPGPSFELRLTDEVHSTGHALLTSSAEDELALESREVGGSLFTHHLVSGLRGAADSSGDGLVTLAEAYQYAYAHTVSSTADVLTGAQHPAYDYRLTGKGELVLTQLPSPGTALELPSDFERALLLKPGRGQVLAELGPGAVPRLAVPPGEYELRAWRAGRQHVGAVNAAAGQVSKVRWDDLKLAPPSPTIAGLKGGNPVPISRKVVIASPEEWQWLEPTPEETQAPPEEAPPPEPDGSQEPRPWASVEQRVAATALAENQKTPEPLVARSPEPVTEGRTLDSARASPPLEISPYVPATPGDRELTLTAGMRHTVVDPSGALLAFRAELSKALQGMTFALEVGQGPHEENREFTTGLTVGYALKKRYRYTELALGVEAGLQFVVQTGDGDSGWTMGPSAAPVASFALYVVPQMAVTVGGRLPVVVVRLDDRTQWKFIPAADVGLRIPF
- a CDS encoding DUF4384 domain-containing protein, yielding MNAPPHVSSLKLEALAMGALPPPERATTQAHLDTCLACRARSEELASHRRHFTAHVIPRAQLPSPRGVSWSDWRWWAPALALASAVVLLFALVAVPAPQEPELAVKGGAMLQLFAHRGERTWKVEEGEALAPGDQVRFVVEGLGLPYVLVVSVDGAGQVNTYYPFGGHESVQLPSRGLPVEIPGSVVLDNAPGPERLFALFSRQPLSFESVAPALRELSTGGAEVIRDRRRLPVAAGAQATFLFEKTQP
- a CDS encoding RNA polymerase sigma factor, which translates into the protein MSEDRLHTLYRTYGPSLYARCRQILGDDAAAADAAQETFLRLHRQLDRAPDSQHALAWIYRVATNYCLNQARDRRRRAVPVEELPDVPGVDSERLLEDRDLARRLITTAPPKVAEVAWLHLADGMTQEEVAQLLGISRRTVVNRLADFHRHAHALAGRPPS
- a CDS encoding alpha-ketoglutarate-dependent dioxygenase AlkB: MALPPRRGPSLAHKARQRTPGHHYNASFLSAPDKEAILTWLGGLHPLWEERFSKHFPPPPGQQQRRLLRPVYWLGNWQFACLDYYRPPKGVWNRCVKAEPFPEVLQRQVTKIEELARRMFRGPDMPKGWHLNTCLVNFYGNRLEEDRWVDTARVGEHKDFEPGPVASLSFGERALIQFVTSSRPGERDAVVLEQWLDDGSLELFGGTRWKEETFHRVQRVDTRAGHDLAPKLPDFRTRRINLTFRYVPDEHVTPFFKLSPEAREDVRGYMRTLAEGSAFFRAELAREQAATP